In Xyrauchen texanus isolate HMW12.3.18 chromosome 14, RBS_HiC_50CHRs, whole genome shotgun sequence, the following are encoded in one genomic region:
- the LOC127654885 gene encoding gamma-crystallin M2-like, with protein MMGKVIFYEDRNFQGRSYECMSDCADMSSYMSRCHSCRVESGCFMMYDRPNYMGNQYFFRKGEYADYMSMFGMSNCIKSCRMIPMHRGSYRMRIYERENFMGQMHEMMDDCDNIMDRYRMSHCNSCHVMEGHWLMYEQPHYRGRMHYFMPGEYRSFSNMGGMRFMSMRRIMDSMY; from the exons ATGATGGGCAAG GTCATCTTCTATGAGGACAGAAACTTCCAGGGTCGCTCATATGAGTGCATGAGCGACTGTGCTGACATGTCCTCCTACATGAGCCGCTGTCACTCCTGCAGAGTGGAGAGCGGCTGTTTCATGATGTATGACCGTCCCAACTACATGGGAAATCAGTATTTCTTTAGGAAGGGCGAGTATGCTGATTACATGTCCATGTTTGGAATGAGCAACTGCATCAAGTCTTGCCGTATGATCCCCATG CACAGGGGATCCTACAGAATGAGGATCTACGAGAGGGAGAACTTCATGGGCCAGATGCACGAGATGATGGATGACTGTGACAACATCATGGACCGTTACCGCATGTCTCACTGCAATTCTTGCCATGTGATGGAAGGTCACTGGCTCATGTATGAGCAGCCCCACTACAGAGGCAGGATGCACTACTTCATGCCTGGAGAGTACAGGAGCTTCAGCAACATGGGTGGCATGAGATTCATGAGCATGAGACGTATCATGGATTCTATGTACTAG
- the LOC127654887 gene encoding gamma-crystallin M2-like → MMGKVIFYEDRNFQGRSYECMSDCADMSSYMSRCHSCRVESGCFMMYDRPNYMGNQYFFRKGEYADYMSMFGMSNCIKSCRMIPMHRGSYRMRIYERENFMGQMHEMMDDCDNIMDRYRMSHCNSCHVMEGHWLMYEQPHYRGRMHYFRPGEYRSFSNMGGMRFMSMRRIMDSMY, encoded by the exons ATGATGGGCAAG GTCATCTTCTACGAGGACAGAAACTTCCAGGGTCGCTCATATGAGTGCATGAGCGACTGTGCTGACATGTCCTCCTACATGAGCCGCTGTCACTCCTGCAGAGTGGAGAGCGGCTGTTTCATGATGTATGACCGTCCCAACTACATGGGAAATCAGTATTTCTTTAGGAAGGGCGAGTATGCTGATTACATGTCCATGTTTGGAATGAGCAACTGCATCAAGTCTTGCCGTATGATCCCCATG CACAGGGGATCCTACAGAATGAGGATCTACGAGAGGGAGAACTTCATGGGCCAGATGCACGAGATGATGGATGACTGTGACAACATCATGGACCGTTACCGCATGTCTCACTGCAATTCTTGCCATGTGATGGAAGGTCACTGGCTCATGTATGAGCAGCCCCACTACAGAGGCAGGATGCACTACTTCAGGCCTGGAGAGTACAGGAGCTTCAGCAACATGGGTGGCATGAGATTCATGAGCATGAGGCGTATCATGGATTCAATGTACTAG
- the LOC127654886 gene encoding gamma-crystallin M2-like yields the protein MMGKVIFYEDRNFQGRSYECMSDCADMSSYLNRCHSCRVESGCFMMYDRPNYMGNQYFFRKGEYADYMSMFGMSNCIRSCRMIPMHRGSYRMRIYERENFMGQMHEMMDDCDNIMDRYRMSHCNSCHVMEGHWLMYEQPHYRGRMHYFMPGEYRSFSNMGGMRFMSMRRIMDSMY from the exons ATGATGGGCAAG GTCATCTTCTACGAGGACAGGAACTTCCAGGGTCGCTCATATGAGTGCATGAGCGACTGTGCTGACATGTCCTCCTACTTGAACCGCTGTCACTCCTGCAGAGTGGAGAGCGGCTGTTTCATGATGTATGACCGTCCCAACTACATGGGAAATCAGTATTTCTTTAGGAAGGGCGAGTATGCTGATTACATGTCCATGTTTGGAATGAGCAACTGCATCAGGTCCTGCCGTATGATCCCCATG CACAGGGGATCCTACAGAATGAGGATCTACGAGAGGGAGAACTTCATGGGCCAGATGCACGAGATGATGGATGACTGTGACAACATCATGGACCGTTACCGCATGTCTCACTGCAATTCTTGCCATGTGATGGAAGGTCACTGGCTCATGTATGAGCAGCCCCACTACAGAGGCAGGATGCACTACTTCATGCCTGGAGAGTACAGGAGCTTCAGCAACATGGGTGGCATGAGATTCATGAGCATGAGACGTATCATGGATTCAATGTACTAG
- the LOC127654889 gene encoding gamma-crystallin M2-like codes for MMGKVIFYEDRNFQGRSYECMSDCADMSSYMSRCHSCRVESGCFMMYDRPNYMGNQYFFRKGEYADYMSMFGMSNCIKSCRMIPMHRGSYRMRIYERENFMGQMHEMMDDCDNIMDRYRMSHCNSCHVMEGHWLMYEQPHYRGRMHYFRPGEYRSFSNMGGMRFMSMRRIMDSMY; via the exons ATGATGGGCAAG GTCATCTTCTACGAGGACAGGAACTTCCAGGGTCGCTCATATGAGTGCATGAGCGACTGTGCTGACATGTCCTCCTACATGAGCCGCTGTCACTCCTGCAGAGTGGAGAGCGGCTGTTTCATGATGTATGACCGTCCCAACTACATGGGAAATCAGTATTTCTTTAGGAAGGGTGAGTATGCTGATTACATGTCCATGTTTGGAATGAGCAACTGCATCAAGTCTTGCCGTATGATCCCCATG CACAGGGGATCCTACAGAATGAGGATCTACGAGAGGGAGAACTTCATGGGCCAGATGCACGAGATGATGGATGACTGTGACAACATCATGGACCGTTACCGCATGTCTCACTGCAATTCTTGCCATGTGATGGAAGGTCACTGGCTCATGTATGAGCAGCCCCACTACAGAGGCAGGATGCACTACTTCAGGCCTGGAGAGTACAGGAGCTTCAGCAACATGGGTGGCATGAGATTCATGAGCATGAGGCGTATCATGGATTCAATGTACTAG